The proteins below are encoded in one region of Pangasianodon hypophthalmus isolate fPanHyp1 chromosome 6, fPanHyp1.pri, whole genome shotgun sequence:
- the znf296 gene encoding zinc finger protein 296, with protein MSRRKLGSRPQHLSVIQDAPELSVTSSSPCSPDHIAGGSDLLTCGQCGQAFPLAHILTFIQHKQGGCSSTRAGPLDHTPQSPANHAFRRGPGVQLETGYVELKRTTGRRWEEEPGVKAEPSRADEPSSFTCLVCECVLPSAWALLQHAQHTHSLSLYQVKANHPQKPKPAAMMDPRHLGATLASAFHTSSALKRLPRSHQPQSHAPMSGGRNIQSLNFSMCLQRLAEVSVGNGGVVPSPSPSPPAASPFPHSNPPLLGAFSCEVCGQNFQSLRSLSAHRRTHATEKPYHCAVCQLSFAQSGELARHMRSHRKVPESSLKLSECSLRLPNFAVATTNEDGKVPSRFSQQGYGDGGHQEGDPAGTGLVLLASQPGGANRSLQRYYQLQADVDEEVQVEPQHPSPYGSPSEGSLDSGETGESGIASGNCTPKRPERDNEREGEVEAEVEGVDVVQDWQQDNERRQSAGRKKKEEACEFCGKRFRNSSNLTVHRRSHTGERPYRCGLCSYACAQSSKLTRHMKTHGARGTRAPFQCQLCSVPFTVYATLEKHLKKTHGISHATVGAYSQNTHSLSPPLGYTNLAIKMEDDPTIEHTEAPVQTVTEVVETSKTLKEEESEMMVTTDGAPSPTPEDASHKVELSLPPSTA; from the exons ATGTCCAGGCGCAAACTTGGAAGCCGACCGCAACACCTGAGCGTGATTCAAG ATGCCCCAGAGCTCAGCGTGACTTCGAGCTCACCCTGCTCTCCTGATCACATAGCTGGAGGCAGCGATCTACTGACATGCGGTCAGTGTGGTCAGGCCTTCCCTCTGGCTCACATCCTCACCTTCATCCAGCACAAGCAGGGAGGATGTAGCAGCACCAGGGCTGGCCCACTGGACCACACGCCTCAGTCTCCAGCCAATCATGCGTTCCGACGTGGCCCAGGCGTGCAGCTGGAAACAGGCTACGTGGAGTTGAAGCGGACAACAGGCAGGCGTTGGGAGGAAGAGCCAGGTGTGAAGGCGGAGCCTAGCCGAGCAG ATGAGCCATCCAGTTTTACCTGCCtcgtatgtgagtgtgtgttgcctAGTGCGTGGGCTCTCCTCCAACAcgcccaacacacacactccctgagTCTCTACCAAGTCAAGGCCAATCACCCACAAAAGCCCAAACCAGCGGCCATGATGGATCCGCGCCACCTAGGCGCCACACTGGCTTCTGCCTTCCACACTTCTTCTGCCTTGAAACGTTTGCCGCGTTCCCATCAGCCCCAGAGCCATGCCCCTATGTCAGGAGGACGGAATATTCAGAGCCTGAACTTCTCAATGTGTCTGCAGCGGCTGGCTGAGGTGAGTGTTGGAAATGGAGGAGTCGTGCCCTCgccatctccatctccacccGCTGCTTCTCCTTTTCCTCACTCTAACCCTCCATTGCTAGGCGCCTTCTCCTGTGAGGTCTGTGGCCAGAATTTCCAGTCCTTGCGCAGCCTCTCTGCTCATCGGCGCACACATGCCACTGAGAAGCCTTACCATTGTGCTGTGTGCCAGCTCTCCTTTGCCCAAAGTGGAGAGCTAGCTCGACACATGAGGAGCCACCGAAAGGTTCCAGAAAGCTCATTAAAATTGTCAGAATGCTCATTAAGATTGCCAAATTTTGCTGTTGCCACCACAAACGAGGATGGGAAAGTCCCAAGCAGGTTTTCTCAGCAGGGATATGGGGATGGGGGGCATCAGGAAGGTGACCCTGCAGGTACAGGTTTGGTCCTGTTGGCATCCCAGCCGGGAGGAGCCAACCGCAGTTTGCAAAGGTACTATCAACTTCAGGCGGACGTAGACGAGGAGGTGCAGGTGGAGCCGCAGCATCCTTCACCCTATGGCAGCCCTTCAGAGGGCTCGCTGGACAGCGGAGAGACTGGTGAGAGTGGCATCGCCAGCGGCAACTGTACTCCCAAGAGGCCTGAGCGAGACAACGAGAGAGAGGGCGAGGTGGAGGCAGAGGTGGAAGGCGTGGATGTGGTGCAGGATTGGCAGCAGGACAACGAGAGACGCCAGTCTGCTGGTCgcaagaagaaagaagaggCATGTGAATTTTGCGGCAAACGATTCCGCAACAGTAGCAACTTGACTGTGCATCGGAGGAGCCACACAGGGGAACGGCCATACCGTTGCGGTTTGTGCAGTTATGCCTGTGCCCAGAGCAGTAAGTTGACACGCCACATGAAGACCCATGGCGCCCGTGGCACCCGTGCCCCCTTCCAGTGCCAGCTCTGCTCTGTGCCCTTTACTGTCTATGCCACACTGGAGAAGCACCTGAAGAAGACACATGGTATTAGCCATGCCACAGTTGGAGCCTACagccagaacacacactctctaagcCCTCCTCTTGGATACACCAACCTTGCCATTAAAATGGAGGATGATCCTACCATCGAGCACACCGAAGCCCCAGTCCAAACAGTCACAGAGGTTGTGGAGACATCCAAAACTCTCAAAGAAGAGGAATCTGAGATGATGGTCACAACTGATGGTGCTCCCTCACCCACTCCTGAAGATGCCAGCCATAAAGTAGAGTTGAGTCTTCCTCCAAGCACTGCCTGA
- the clasrp gene encoding CLK4-associating serine/arginine rich protein isoform X1 has product MTRRDCTTGSRMIAAAVPRRASTPSGAVMWQEARKHERKLRGMMVDYKRRGERRREYYEKIKKDPAQFLQVHGRAYKIHLDPAVALAAESPANMMPWQGDTNNMIDRFDVRAHLDYIPTYTPTLMSTTTSEQESEERKCNYERYRGLVQNDFASISEEQCLYQIYVDELYGGLQKPNEDEKKKLAEKKAQIGYTYEDSTVTETDARPDKGDEDNSENSESEEDEVIPDIDVEVDVDELNPEQVMELNKMATPYGMAEGDFVWMLRKDKEEVEAIKHAKALEAEKAMYSGRRSRRQRREFREKYMKGRQISPPSYARRDSPTYDPYKRPQSESSSESRSRSRSPGNDKITFITSFGGSDDEGTAAAQAPPTAQSTHAPSNPAGHSRGSRRRRSSSSRSSSSSRSSSRRSSRSSSRSRRGRRARGGRDRDGRRSRSRSHSRHRSHSRSWQRGGRGSSSRRRYERTRSRSTDRDRDRGRHYTSRRRTRSRSRSRSGDRGRRGGRSSGYRRGASSSRSPSHSLPVSRSPSPSSRSAQPAATAVPDKQRKPETPGGKETGAAKPKMTPQEKLKLRMQKALNKQSKADKKAAQVKIQQQEHKRQEREGVLRAMARKIRMKERERREKERDEWERQYGRQSRSPSPNSKYSRDYGSYRRRSRSRSRSPYYRY; this is encoded by the exons ATGACGCGGAGGGACTGTACAACAGGATCTCGCATGATTG CAGCAGCCGTGCCCCGCCGCGCGTCGACCCCCAGCGGAGCTGTCATGTGGCAGGAGGCCCGCAAACATGAGCGCAAGTTGCGCGGTATGATGGTGGACTACAAGCGCCGTGGGGAACGACGGCGGGAATACTACGAGAAAATT AAAAAGGACCCAGCTCAGTTCCTGCAGGTTCACGGCCGTGCCTATAAAATCCACCTTGATCCGGCTGTGGCCTTGGCAGCTGAGAGTCCAGCCAACAT GATGCCTTGGCAGGGGGACACCAACAATATGATTGACAGGTTTGATGTGAGGGCGCACTTGGACTATATTCCCACTTATACACCTACTCTGATGAGCACCAC GACTTCAGAGCAGGAGAGTGAGGAGAGGAAGTGTAATTATGAACGTTACCGAGGCCTGGTGCAGAACGACTTCGCTAGCA TCTCTGAGGAGCAGTGTTTGTATCAGATATATGTGGACGAGCTATATGGCGGCCTGCAGAAACCAAATGAGGATGAGAAGAAAAA GCTTGCTGAAAAGAAGGCTCAGATCGGCTACACGTACGAGGACAGTACAGTCACAGAAACTGATGCACGGCCAGATAAAGGGGATGAGGACAACTCGGAGAACAGCGAGTCTGAGGAGGATGAAGTAATTCCTGACATTG ATGTTGAGGTGGACGTGGACGAACTGAACCCAGAGCAGGTGATGGAGCTGAACAAGATGGCTACTCCTTATGGCATGGCGGAAGGAGACTTTGTCTG GATGTTGAGAAAGGACAAGGAGGAAGTGGAGGCTATAAAGCATGCCAAAGCGCTGGAGGCCGAGAAGGCTATGTATTCG ggcCGGCGCTCTCGCAGACAGAGGCGAGAGTTCAGAGAAAAGTATATGAAAGGCAGACAGATCAGCCCTCCCAG TTATGCCAGACGAGATAGCCCGACCTATGACCCCTACAAGCG GCCCCAGTCTGAGTCGAGTTCAGAGTCACGCTCTCGCTCACGTTCCCCGGGCAACGATAAGATCACCTTCATCACCAGCTTCGGGGGCAGCGACGACGAGGGCACTGCAGCTGCACAAGCCCCACCTACTGCCCAGTCCACCCATGCTCCCTCCAACCCTGCAGGTCATAGCAGGGGCTCCCG AAGGAGACGTTCCTCCTCCAGCcgctcatcatcctcctcacgTTCTTCCTCCCGTCGCTCATCTCGTTCTTCTTCACGGTCCCGGCGTGGTAGGCGTGCACGTGGAGGGCGTGATAGAGATGGACGCCGTTCCCGATCCCGCTCACACTCCCGCCACCGCTCACACTCTCGGTCATGGCAACGCGGAGGACGAGGAAGCAGCTCTAGGAGACGCTACGAGAGGACACGCTCTAGGTccacagacagggacagagataGAGGAAGGCACTACACATCACGCAGAAGAACCAG GTCCCGGTCTCGCTCTCGCTCAGGTGACCGCGGTCGCCGTGGTGGCCGGAGTTCTGGGTACAGGAGAGGTGCCAGCAGCAGCCGAAGCCCATCTCACTCACTTCCTGTCAGTCGTAGCCCTTCCCCTTCCTCTCGCTCTGCCCAGCCCGCCGCCACTGCTGTACCTGACAAACAGAGAAA GCCTGAAACTCCGGGTGGTAAAGAGACGGGAGCTGCCAAA CCCAAGATGACCCCCCAAGAGAAGCTGAAGCTGCGCATGCAGAAGGCCCTCAACAAGCAAT CCAAGGCGGATAAGAAGGCGGCACAGGTCAAAATCCAGCAGCAGGAGCATAAGCGGCAG GAACGAGAAGGAGTGCTGAGAGCTATGGCACGCAAAATTCGCATGAA GGAGCGAGAGCgacgagagaaagagagggatgaGTGGGAAAGGCAATACGGCCGTCAGAGTCGCTCGCCCTCACCCAATTCCAAATACA GTCGGGATTATGGCTCATACAGAAG GAGGTCCCGTTCCAGATCACGGAGTCCATACTATCGGTACTGA
- the clasrp gene encoding CLK4-associating serine/arginine rich protein isoform X2 — MWQEARKHERKLRGMMVDYKRRGERRREYYEKIKKDPAQFLQVHGRAYKIHLDPAVALAAESPANMMPWQGDTNNMIDRFDVRAHLDYIPTYTPTLMSTTTSEQESEERKCNYERYRGLVQNDFASISEEQCLYQIYVDELYGGLQKPNEDEKKKLAEKKAQIGYTYEDSTVTETDARPDKGDEDNSENSESEEDEVIPDIDVEVDVDELNPEQVMELNKMATPYGMAEGDFVWMLRKDKEEVEAIKHAKALEAEKAMYSGRRSRRQRREFREKYMKGRQISPPSYARRDSPTYDPYKRPQSESSSESRSRSRSPGNDKITFITSFGGSDDEGTAAAQAPPTAQSTHAPSNPAGHSRGSRRRRSSSSRSSSSSRSSSRRSSRSSSRSRRGRRARGGRDRDGRRSRSRSHSRHRSHSRSWQRGGRGSSSRRRYERTRSRSTDRDRDRGRHYTSRRRTRSRSRSRSGDRGRRGGRSSGYRRGASSSRSPSHSLPVSRSPSPSSRSAQPAATAVPDKQRKPETPGGKETGAAKPKMTPQEKLKLRMQKALNKQSKADKKAAQVKIQQQEHKRQEREGVLRAMARKIRMKERERREKERDEWERQYGRQSRSPSPNSKYSRDYGSYRRRSRSRSRSPYYRY; from the exons ATGTGGCAGGAGGCCCGCAAACATGAGCGCAAGTTGCGCGGTATGATGGTGGACTACAAGCGCCGTGGGGAACGACGGCGGGAATACTACGAGAAAATT AAAAAGGACCCAGCTCAGTTCCTGCAGGTTCACGGCCGTGCCTATAAAATCCACCTTGATCCGGCTGTGGCCTTGGCAGCTGAGAGTCCAGCCAACAT GATGCCTTGGCAGGGGGACACCAACAATATGATTGACAGGTTTGATGTGAGGGCGCACTTGGACTATATTCCCACTTATACACCTACTCTGATGAGCACCAC GACTTCAGAGCAGGAGAGTGAGGAGAGGAAGTGTAATTATGAACGTTACCGAGGCCTGGTGCAGAACGACTTCGCTAGCA TCTCTGAGGAGCAGTGTTTGTATCAGATATATGTGGACGAGCTATATGGCGGCCTGCAGAAACCAAATGAGGATGAGAAGAAAAA GCTTGCTGAAAAGAAGGCTCAGATCGGCTACACGTACGAGGACAGTACAGTCACAGAAACTGATGCACGGCCAGATAAAGGGGATGAGGACAACTCGGAGAACAGCGAGTCTGAGGAGGATGAAGTAATTCCTGACATTG ATGTTGAGGTGGACGTGGACGAACTGAACCCAGAGCAGGTGATGGAGCTGAACAAGATGGCTACTCCTTATGGCATGGCGGAAGGAGACTTTGTCTG GATGTTGAGAAAGGACAAGGAGGAAGTGGAGGCTATAAAGCATGCCAAAGCGCTGGAGGCCGAGAAGGCTATGTATTCG ggcCGGCGCTCTCGCAGACAGAGGCGAGAGTTCAGAGAAAAGTATATGAAAGGCAGACAGATCAGCCCTCCCAG TTATGCCAGACGAGATAGCCCGACCTATGACCCCTACAAGCG GCCCCAGTCTGAGTCGAGTTCAGAGTCACGCTCTCGCTCACGTTCCCCGGGCAACGATAAGATCACCTTCATCACCAGCTTCGGGGGCAGCGACGACGAGGGCACTGCAGCTGCACAAGCCCCACCTACTGCCCAGTCCACCCATGCTCCCTCCAACCCTGCAGGTCATAGCAGGGGCTCCCG AAGGAGACGTTCCTCCTCCAGCcgctcatcatcctcctcacgTTCTTCCTCCCGTCGCTCATCTCGTTCTTCTTCACGGTCCCGGCGTGGTAGGCGTGCACGTGGAGGGCGTGATAGAGATGGACGCCGTTCCCGATCCCGCTCACACTCCCGCCACCGCTCACACTCTCGGTCATGGCAACGCGGAGGACGAGGAAGCAGCTCTAGGAGACGCTACGAGAGGACACGCTCTAGGTccacagacagggacagagataGAGGAAGGCACTACACATCACGCAGAAGAACCAG GTCCCGGTCTCGCTCTCGCTCAGGTGACCGCGGTCGCCGTGGTGGCCGGAGTTCTGGGTACAGGAGAGGTGCCAGCAGCAGCCGAAGCCCATCTCACTCACTTCCTGTCAGTCGTAGCCCTTCCCCTTCCTCTCGCTCTGCCCAGCCCGCCGCCACTGCTGTACCTGACAAACAGAGAAA GCCTGAAACTCCGGGTGGTAAAGAGACGGGAGCTGCCAAA CCCAAGATGACCCCCCAAGAGAAGCTGAAGCTGCGCATGCAGAAGGCCCTCAACAAGCAAT CCAAGGCGGATAAGAAGGCGGCACAGGTCAAAATCCAGCAGCAGGAGCATAAGCGGCAG GAACGAGAAGGAGTGCTGAGAGCTATGGCACGCAAAATTCGCATGAA GGAGCGAGAGCgacgagagaaagagagggatgaGTGGGAAAGGCAATACGGCCGTCAGAGTCGCTCGCCCTCACCCAATTCCAAATACA GTCGGGATTATGGCTCATACAGAAG GAGGTCCCGTTCCAGATCACGGAGTCCATACTATCGGTACTGA